A region of the Leucobacter komagatae genome:
AGCTCGTAGACAGCATCGAGCTTGCACACGAGCGTGCGCCCCGCGAAGGGCAGCGCGACCTCAAGCTCGACCGCGATGGGCTGCTTGTCGGCCCAGCGCGACCGCTCGTAGACGTCGATGAGTGGCTGCAGCTCCTGCTCGTGATCGAACTCGCCGCGGCCCGGGTCCCACTCTTCCGGGTCAATGCCGAGGAGCGGGATCGCTGTCCCGCCCGCGGTCGTGGCTCGCCGCTCGACCCACTCGTGGAAGCGGTTTCCGATGCGGGTTCGCCGGTACGGGCGCTGCGGCACGGGCCTGATGCGGTGGCGCTCAGCCGTCACCGGGTCTTCCACAAACTCGTGGAAGGTAGAGGCCGTGATCCGCTCGGGCAGCGGCCCCGGGGCGCCGCTTTCGCCACCGCTCACGCGCTCGGCGGCTTCCCGCTCAGCGAGCAGCAGCCGAACGGTCTCATCAATGCTGCGCTCTCCGTCCGAGCCCGCCGTGATCGCTTCACTGACCTCTCGCGCGGCGCGGAAGACCTGCGGCGCTCGCGCCCCGAGCGGGTCGAGCGGCCAGCTCGCGGTGAGCTCCGCCCGCTCGCTCGGGTCGGCCTCGTGGGCGCTCACCTCAGGCAGCTCGGGGCAGAACTGCCCCTGCAGCTCTCGCAGGTATACCGATGGGGTGCGCGGCCGGGTCTGGCCACCCCAGAACGAGCCCGACAGCAAAAGCAGCCCCGCTGAGCGAGTGATGGCCACGTAGGCGAGCCTGCGCTCTTCCTCGGCGTGACGCTCTTTGAGCTCCGCACGGTATTCGTCGAGCCGCTCGCACAGCTCCTTCTGCGTCGTCGCTATACGCCAGTTGAGCTGCGGCCTCGCGTTTCGGTCCCCGCGCAGCTCGTCGGGAAGTTCGCCGGTGCGCAGCCAACCCGATCCGCTGCGCGCGCTGCCGGGAAACTCGTCGGTCGCGAGCCGTGGCACGGCCACGATGTCCCATTGCAGCCCCTTGGAACCGTGCGCCGTGATGAGCTGCACGGTGCCCGGCAGGGGCGCCGCGACGTGTTCGGCGACGTCGTCATCTTCGATCGCTCGCTCGATCCACTCGAGCAGTGAGGCGAGCGTGCCACGCGTGTCGATCGCGAGGAACCCCTCCGCGAGCGACGTGAACGCCTCGATGTTCGCGAGCGCACCCGCGGCTGCACCGCGCCCCTCGTTCGCCTCAAGCTCGATGTCGAGGCGAAGCGCGTGCATGACCGAGCCGATGAGGTCTGCGGTGTTCCCGCCGACGCCCTGCCTGAGGTCGCGCAGCAGTTGCCCGGCCTCGCGCAGGCGCTCCCGGCCCTCCGAGGTGACCCCCTTCAGCGCGCGGTGGTCGAGGTCACGCATCGTCGAGATCGCGTCGAGCGCATCGATGAGGGTGAACTCCCGGTCGGGGTCTGGCAGCACGCTGTCGGCCTCGCGGTCTGCGTCGATGAGCGGCTGCTGCCCGATGTCGCGCTTCGCGAACCAGCGGGCGGCGTCGCGGAGCCCCGCAAGGTCTGCCACGCCAATGCGGAACCGGGGGCCCGCGAGCAGTCTGATCAGGTCGCCGCCCGCGTCCGCGTACCAGAGGCAGCGCAGGCAACTCACGATGTCGGTCACCTCGGGCGTGCTGAGTAGCCCCCCGAGCCCGACGATCCGATTGGGCACGCCCGCCTCGGTGAGCGCGGCCGCAAACGCTGGCATCGCCGCGCGCTTGCGGAAGATCACCGCGGCGGTCGGAGGCTCACCGTTCTTCCCGGGCACGCGTTCCCGAGCGTCCGCGATCCAGGCGGCCACGGCCTCCCGCTCCTCGTGCACGGTCTCGGGGTACACGACCGCCACCTGGCCGTCGCCGGCCCCGGGCTTCGGCCGGAGCTCGGGGACGTCGACAACGGCGTTCGCGCGGAGCTCAGCCGATACCGTGTTCGCAGCTTCGAGCAC
Encoded here:
- a CDS encoding ATP-dependent DNA helicase, producing MTVPVFSAARVAEILTKPGEQPLLPTDEQRAVIEHPLSGSTLVIAGAGSGKTETMANRVVWLVANGLAEPDAVLGLTFTRKAAGELRERIVGSLGAFVARLTDLAELGQLSERELARASELQEQLADGLSLPDVSTYNSFAAGVLQEFGAAAGLAPGATVIDEATAWRVARETLLASDDPELVTSELRTPTLIRHVIGMDRAVADHLTSFDRVDQLVAEFRGVTRLPYNEKEDPEKPSGKVYAKVRDAVKAIEETPLITRLARAYGEEKQRRGLIDFSDQLALATQTLDSVPEARGALRSRYRAVLLDEVQDTSVGQTRLLSTLFGGMPVMAVGDPHQSIYAWRGASAEGLRSFHQDFRGGEAAATLTLSVSWRNPKLVLEAANTVSAELRANAVVDVPELRPKPGAGDGQVAVVYPETVHEEREAVAAWIADARERVPGKNGEPPTAAVIFRKRAAMPAFAAALTEAGVPNRIVGLGGLLSTPEVTDIVSCLRCLWYADAGGDLIRLLAGPRFRIGVADLAGLRDAARWFAKRDIGQQPLIDADREADSVLPDPDREFTLIDALDAISTMRDLDHRALKGVTSEGRERLREAGQLLRDLRQGVGGNTADLIGSVMHALRLDIELEANEGRGAAAGALANIEAFTSLAEGFLAIDTRGTLASLLEWIERAIEDDDVAEHVAAPLPGTVQLITAHGSKGLQWDIVAVPRLATDEFPGSARSGSGWLRTGELPDELRGDRNARPQLNWRIATTQKELCERLDEYRAELKERHAEEERRLAYVAITRSAGLLLLSGSFWGGQTRPRTPSVYLRELQGQFCPELPEVSAHEADPSERAELTASWPLDPLGARAPQVFRAAREVSEAITAGSDGERSIDETVRLLLAEREAAERVSGGESGAPGPLPERITASTFHEFVEDPVTAERHRIRPVPQRPYRRTRIGNRFHEWVERRATTAGGTAIPLLGIDPEEWDPGRGEFDHEQELQPLIDVYERSRWADKQPIAVELEVALPFAGRTLVCKLDAVYELAADGEAASRFEVVDWKSGRAPATDAERESRFFQLDLYRHAYAQWAGIEPERIDVSLFYVAEDVEIRGTEVRTLAELEEAWLGAAEKLVGETS